The Aureibacter tunicatorum genome segment AGAAGACGAGTACGCGGATCTTAATTATCGAGCTTTATCTTCAACTGGAGCATTGGAAGATGAGTGGTTGAGAGATGAGGATACGGAAGCGACAAATCCTAAATATCAATATGAGCTTCATTACAAGAAAACGTTTGAAGGTGACGAAGACAGAAGCTTGCTTTTTAGCGCGATTGGCGATTTTTTTGGAAAGGATCAAAGTTCGGTTTTTAAGGAAAGAAATGAGTTGACTCAAAGATCAATAAGGGACTTTATGGATGCTCAGTATATTTTTAGTGTTGATTATACACACCCTTTTACTGAAAAAGTCAAAGTCGAGCTTGGAAGCCAGTATAAGATAGGAAATGTGTTGAGCGATTTTGAGTTAAGCGATTATAATGACGGTGAATGGATTATTAATGAGAATGCGACAAATGTATTTGATTATATGCAAAAAGTTTTTGGAGTCTATTCATCTGCTTCATATGAAGGAGACAAGTTTGGACTGAAAATGGGTGTTCGTATGGAAAACACAGCTTTGGACACAGAGCTCAAGAATACGAATGAAGTAAATAATCAGAACTTTACGGACTTTTTTCCAAGTGTGCATGCTTCATATAAATTCAACGATAACTTGTCTATGCAGGCGGGTTATTCGAGTAGAATAACAAGACCAAGCTTGTGGGATTTGAATCCTTTTGTGAATATTAGAGATGTCTATAATGTTAGCATGGGTAATCCAAACCTTACCCCGGAGTATACGGATTCTTATGAGTTTACAACCATATACAAACACAATGATTTTTCATTTAGCCTAGGGGTCTATCATCGTTTTACAACTGATGTTATCGAGGATATTTTGACATACCAAGATGGAATAAGTATATCCAAGCCTGAAAATGTGGGCGACAATAGTGCTGTGGGAGCTGAGTTCAATATGGATTATACTCCATTTAAGTGGTTGGTGTTTATCGGAGGTTTTAATTATAACTATTTTAAAAGAACAGGAACTTGGGAAGAAATGAACTTTAATTTTGAGTCTGACCAGTGGAGAGCTCGTTTGAAGACCAAATTGAAATTGCCAAAGGATTTTGATGTGGAACTCACGGGTATGTATCGATCGGATGTTCAAACAGTACAGTCAACTAGAGCTTCTTTTATGACTGCTGATATGGGGGTGCGTAAAAAGATTTTAAAAGGCAAAGCTGTTTTGAACTTGAGCGTCAGAGACATTTTCGCATCAAGAGTTTATGAATCAGAGTCTTCTACTGACGCGTTTTATTTATACGAGATGCGTCAAAGAGGGCGATCCGTGATATTCGGAGTTAGTTTTGGATTTGGGAAAGGAGAAGCCATGGAATATTCTTCAGGGCATAAATTTCATTAGCAGTGCGAGGCCGTCAGTATCGACGGCCTTTTTATTTTTCTATGATACTTTCGCAAATTCATCTCTGGACTTAGTTATAGCTGAAAAATTTTGCTTAGCCCATTCCGCGATCTTTTGCAAGTGAGGAATCAAAGATAAGCCTCGTTCAGTCAGTTGGTATTCCACTTTGGGTGGCACTTGAGGATAAACGGTTCTTTGCACAAGTCCATCGCTTTCCAAAGATTTTAAAGTCACTGATAGCATTTTTTGTGATATTGTGCCTATGTATTTATGCATTTCATTGAATCGAAGAACTTTTTCTTCGTTGAGAAGCAGTAATACAAGCATTGACCACTTGTCTCCTATTCTATCCAATATATTTCTGATCGGGCAATTTTCAGAATCGCCAAATTTTTCAAGAATTTTTTTATTCATAACTGCTTGTTTTTCGCATTTCTAACCTTCAGGTAAGCAAGGCACTTGGCTGTAAGTTCTTGACTAACAAAAAGTAACTACATACCTTTGACTTACCAAAAGTAATTAAATAACTAATAATTATCAAGAGTAAGTTTTTA includes the following:
- a CDS encoding outer membrane beta-barrel family protein, with the protein product MKYFIALALLLVQVSGIAQRGIGKDNVKISGKIVEDRSDNPIEFASILLIDKDSGKTLDGITTSPSGDFEILTQATNFFIEVRFMGFTSKRFDENYEGKKSIDLGLIKLEEDSKMLKNVVVEGERSQTEFKLDRRVFNVGSDLSTTGASALEVLDNVPSVEVSIDGEISLRGSSGVNILINGKPSVLAKEGGTVLGTLTADMIEKIEVITSPSAKYEAEGTTGIINIVLKKEDRKGVNGSVSLNTGVPDNHSVGFSLNRRSEKLNLFSQIGVGRRLMPYDIETINKDIESGKVIENVGERNKYETFYNLILGADYNINPHNVITLSGSFAFEQEDEYADLNYRALSSTGALEDEWLRDEDTEATNPKYQYELHYKKTFEGDEDRSLLFSAIGDFFGKDQSSVFKERNELTQRSIRDFMDAQYIFSVDYTHPFTEKVKVELGSQYKIGNVLSDFELSDYNDGEWIINENATNVFDYMQKVFGVYSSASYEGDKFGLKMGVRMENTALDTELKNTNEVNNQNFTDFFPSVHASYKFNDNLSMQAGYSSRITRPSLWDLNPFVNIRDVYNVSMGNPNLTPEYTDSYEFTTIYKHNDFSFSLGVYHRFTTDVIEDILTYQDGISISKPENVGDNSAVGAEFNMDYTPFKWLVFIGGFNYNYFKRTGTWEEMNFNFESDQWRARLKTKLKLPKDFDVELTGMYRSDVQTVQSTRASFMTADMGVRKKILKGKAVLNLSVRDIFASRVYESESSTDAFYLYEMRQRGRSVIFGVSFGFGKGEAMEYSSGHKFH
- a CDS encoding helix-turn-helix domain-containing protein; the protein is MNKKILEKFGDSENCPIRNILDRIGDKWSMLVLLLLNEEKVLRFNEMHKYIGTISQKMLSVTLKSLESDGLVQRTVYPQVPPKVEYQLTERGLSLIPHLQKIAEWAKQNFSAITKSRDEFAKVS